Proteins encoded together in one Musa acuminata AAA Group cultivar baxijiao chromosome BXJ3-6, Cavendish_Baxijiao_AAA, whole genome shotgun sequence window:
- the LOC135640597 gene encoding probable receptor-like protein kinase At1g49730, translating to MRPYLLLSSFLVALVFAGPSFLPATAGDCPLDMSWWNLTAAASVCSDQNERAKCCRYINAFIAVSVAYYANATGELGVPSAFSDACYNSISDTLKLSGIPSNATMFCGLGLKIHISYQCEGRVTISDMLQSPNFYDVIRNCKLPLSLDNSCKRCLNSGLSYLRHLVGDQDNITLNTCRDAAFVALSNQGDNSSIIDVATCFFSVKGLSIHQGNSSEPFFSPVAPATSPASAPIRAHDLFVTPFREHHHPFQLTLIPGIGIMITGSAILLLIILILLIHKKNRELRSASNPTRSTSDASSFPHVWKNKKGASTMFHRYSYKEIKKASGNFSKILGKSEFGILYKAQFDDGFVAAVKQIKNMSVLSEEDFCREMEILGRLHHRHLVTLRGFCSSRQERFMIYEFMENGSLKDQLYSSGRTPLPWKTRIQIAIDVANALEYLHYYCDNTLCHGDLRSSHVLFDKNFLAKVAYFGLEHSTRCASRHVPHNGNALGTSGYLDPEYMVTKMMTDKSDVYSYGVLLLELVVGKQASLSHRNLVQWSQELADSFRLSELVDPAIADTVDLEQLHVVVGIAKLCTQREVKERPSIKQILRMLRERLDPSYTGFAKAVQGEGCHDDGRLFTEKQQENEVIALSGDARCLQSSSSTSRSYCSRSILLECNSPQSPHGI from the exons ATGCGGCCGTACCTCTTGCTATCCTCCTTCCTGGTAGCGCTAGTGTTTGCGGGGCCCAGCTTCTTGCCGGCGACCGCAGGAG ATTGTCCCCTGGATATGAGTTGGTGGAATTTAACGGCAGCAGCTTCTGTATGCTCAGATCAAAATGAACGAGCTAAGTGTTGCCGCTATATCAATGCCTTCATTGCAGTTTCTGTTGCTTATTATGCAAATGCAACAGGAGAGCTGGGGGTTCCTTCAGCATTTTCTGATGCCTGCTATAATTCTATCTCTGACACCTTGAAATTAAGTGGAATACCTTCTAATGCAACTATGTTCTGTGGATTGGGACTTAAAATTCATATTTCCTATCAATGTGAGGGGAGAGTAACTATCTCAGATATGTTGCAGTCTCCAAATTTTTATGATGTCATCAGAAACTGCAAGCTGCCACTATCACTGGATAATAGTTGCAAAAGATGCTTAAACTCTGGTTTGTCATACCTTCGCCATCTTGTAGGAGACCAAGATAACATTACCTTGAATACCTGCCGTGATGCAGCTTTTGTTGCACTTTCAAACCAGGGGGACAACTCATCAATAATTGATGTTGCAACTTGCTTCTTCAGTGTTAAAGGGCTCAGCATTCATCAAG GGAATTCTTCAGAGCCATTTTTTTCACCTGTTGCCCCAGCAACTTCTCCAGCTTCTGCACCAATTCGTGCTCATGATCTTTTTGTTACACCTTTTAGAGAACATCACCATCCATTCCAGCTCACTTTAATACCAGGAATTGGTATTATGATTACTGGATCAGCAATTCTATTACTAATTATCCTGATACTTCTCATTCATAAGAAAAATAGAGAATTAAGAAGTGCCAGCAATCCAACAAGGAGCACATCGGATGCCTCCTCTTTCCCACATGTCTGGAAGAATAAGAAAG GTGCTTCCACCATGTTTCATAGGTACAGTTACAAGGAAATAAAGAAAGCGTCAGGCAATTTTAGCAAAATTTTAGGAAAAAGTGAATTTGGAATCCTGTACAAAGCTCAATTTGATGATGGGTTCGTTGCTGCTGTGAAACAGATTAAGAACATGTCAGTACTTAGTGAGGAAGATTTTTGTCGAGAAATGGAAATTCTAGGCAGACTGCATCATCGTCATCTTGTTACTCTCAGAGGCTTCTGTTCTTCTAGACAGGAGAG gttcaTGATATATGAATTCATGGAAAATGGAAGCCTAAAAGATCAACTCTATT CATCTGGACGAACTCCATTACCATGGAAGACCAGGATCCAAATAGCCATTGATGTTGCTAATGCTCTG GAGTACCTCCATTATTATTGTGATAACACTCTTTGTCATGGGGACCTAAGGTCAAGCCATGTCCTTTTCGATAAGAATTTCTTAGCAAAG GTTGCTTATTTTGGTTTGGAGCATTCTACGAGATGCGCAAGTAGACATGTACCGCATAATGGAAATGCATTGGGAACTTCAG GTTATCTGGATCCTGAGTATATGGTCACCAAGATGATGACTGATAAGAGTGATGTCTACAGCTACGGGGTACTGCTGCTAGAGCTTGTGGTTGGAAAGCAGGCAAGCCTTAGTCACAGAAATCTGGTTCAATGGTCTCAGGAACTAGCAGACAGTTTTAGGCTCTCAGAATTGGTTGACCCAGCTATTGCAGACACAGTCGATTTAGAGCAGCTCCATGTGGTGGTGGGGATAGCAAAGTTGTGCACTCAGAGGGAAGTGAAGGAAAGACCATCAATCAAACAAATTCTCAGAATGCTACGTGAGAGATTGGATCCTTCATACACTGGCTTTGCTAAGGCTGTACAAGGTGAAGGCTGTCATGATGATGGGAGGTTATTCACCGAGAAGCAACAAGAAAATGAGGTTATCGCGTTGAGTGGAGATGCGAGATGTCTTCAGTCTTCTTCAAGCACTTCGAGATCCTACTGCAGTCGAAGCATTTTGCTCGAGTGCAACTCGCCACAGTCCCCTCATGGCATTTAG
- the LOC135640089 gene encoding auxin transporter-like protein 3, protein MASEKVETIVAGNYVEMEREGEVKASKSKLSRYFWHGGSVYDAWFSCASNQVAQVLLTLPYSFSQLGMLSGILFQLFYGLMGSWTAYLISALYVEYRTRKEREKVDFRNHVIQWFEVLDGLLGKHWRNAGLFFNCTFLLFGSVIQLIACASNIYYINDNLDKRTWTYIFGACCATTVFIPSFHNYRIWSFLGLLMTTYTAWYLTAAALLHGQVEGVTHSGPSKLVLYFTGATNILYTFGGHAVTVEIMHAMWKPQKFKLVYLFATLYVLTLTLPSAAAMYWAFGDMLLDHSNAFSLLPRSGFRNAAVVVMLIHQFITFGFACTPLYFVWEKAIGMHKTKSVCKRALARLPVVIPIWFLAIIFPFFGPINSTVGSLLVSFTVYIIPAMAHMMTFAPASARENAVERPASFLGGWVGHYCMNAFVVVWVLVVGFGFGGWASMLNFVHQVDTFGLFTKCYQCPPRH, encoded by the exons atggCTTCCGAGAAGGTGGAGACCATCGTCGCGGGGAACTATGTCGAGATGGAGAGGGAAGGCGAGGTGAAGGCGTCGAAGAGCAAGCTCTCGCGGTACTTCTGGCATGGCGGCTCCGTGTATGATGCTTGGTTCAGCTGTGCTTCCAACCAG GTGGCTCAAGTGCTGCTCACACTGCCATACTCATTCTCCCAGCTCGGGATGTTGTCAGGCATCCTCTTCCAGCTGTTCTATGGGCTGATGGGAAGCTGGACTGCGTACCTTATCAGTGCGCTCTACGTGGAGTACAGGACTCGGAAGGAGAGGGAGAAAGTGGACTTCAGGAACCATGTCATTCAG TGGTTTGAAGTCCTCGATGGGCTATTGGGAAAGCACTGGAGGAATGCAGGTCTGTTCTTCAACTGCACATTCCTTCTTTTCGGCTCAGTGATTCAGCTAATAGCATGTGCAAG CAACATTTACTACATCAATGATAACCTCGACAAGAGAACCTGGACCTACATCTTTGGGGCATGTTGTGCTACAACAGTCTTCATCCCTTCCTTCCACAATTATAGGATCTGGTCCTTCCTAGGCCTCCTGATGACTACGTATACTGCGTGGTATCTAACAGCAGCTGCCTTGCTCCATGGGCAG GTGGAAGGCGTCACCCATTCAGGCCCATCCAAGTTGGTACTGTACTTCACAGGCGCTACCAACATCCTCTACACTTTTGGAGGCCATGCTGTCACAGT AGAGATCATGCACGCCATGTGGAAGCCGCAGAAGTTCAAGCTCGTGTACCTGTTTGCCACGCTCTATGTGCTGACTCTCACCCTTCCGTCGGCAGCTGCAATGTATTGGGCCTTCGGCGACATGCTGCTCGATCATTCCAATGCCTTCTCTTTGCTCCCGAGGTCTGGATTCAGGAATGCTGCAGTCGTCGTCATGCTCATCCATCAG TTCATAACCTTTGGATTCGCGTGTACGCCTCTGTACTTCGTGTGGGAGAAGGCGATCGGCATGCACAAGACGAAGAGCGTCTGCAAGAGGGCACTGGCGAGGCTGCCCGTAGTGATCCCGATATGGTTCCTAGCAATAATATTCCCCTTCTTTGGTCCCATCAACTCCACCGTCGGCTCCCTTCTCGTTAGCTTCACGGTGTACATCATTCCAGCCATGGCGCACATGATGACCTTCGCTCCCGCTTCTGCCAGAGAG AATGCTGTGGAGAGGCCTGCATCGTTTCTAGGAGGCTGGGTTGGCCATTACTGCATGAACGCGTTTGTGGTGGTGTGGGTGTTGGTGGTCGGCTTTGGATTTGGGGGGTGGGCGAGCATGCTCAACTTCGTACATCAGGTGGATACGTTCGGCCTCTTCACCAAGTGCTACCAATGCCCTCCAAGGCACTAA